From a region of the Babesia bovis T2Bo chromosome 1, whole genome shotgun sequence genome:
- a CDS encoding Guanylate-binding protein N-terminal domain family protein has protein sequence MVDTDPDRDVTAGSPRRQGSISTEELVNLYDNVAPKETTAEPVLQVEVPNGCSGDERVVDISCSKDNTEDQDVAISPDYTMEQQSVSSADHQTQVESSVVAVEQYAIENNQLPTSDINEFRGNPDYAQPTESSGRGLPTFGDFDIGSRMLPDDEILAQQTFRDVASNYFVIRNLPSNMPNATLSFGYEDQQHPPVQPEGVIDVVNYYRPPVQPDYDEQRYDQIPRGHKSKRAGSIISNTGGDTTASSYGRATDNEESPRVFSNTSTPSSEMRNDDYRPRRKAPVIDDASEYTAESPDATTKSGLFEVPVKVCALPRIIDPFKGFSKVCTPRAIKMLHFVRNGTRTQCSIEKNAATLLQTHIKDLKVVCISICGDARTGKSYLASMLVNKPVNSFQCAEPYAPSHIMNQFNPPAEGTVWAYVGVYQEKYAYIYLDFTGFENNQEDRIQMTQFAMLLSNCVICSIANPPRMGIYDAVKAMINVTDNMQHNNESDMLQMNQTIEDFRRKATLDRDKSKTFDLKETPTDDANEERIEQSKTDIWKAPIIYFVFRDSDGHVKCLDERIFTPETLVEQGIFDHYTNIFNYNRKEGVFDFRNRMLDAFEVFLNRKYTTLPCPVTQESNPLKTQMSPAANAANALKRMFATLLAPANANIMLTDISECTPTSLLTEEMTSGQPCMTAIPNHMLNPRFCEKLDEVKVCIYHDTLAHTQSEMQLNGQMFANYLMLLVNHYNNKGYVTVKDATNILEEVLSKQNEEVSKAVMVHFFKGLKDHVVMQLPMEPRILLSKCMKLKLKSLQKFQTQAIGTQAHYAEQYANLEKSLDNLIAKLETRNDKIAIDTATAMFEKCTETLNEKIAMESYTYEKLLVDIAKMRKMFLQKFKGHSQVTERVFPQLSQQLYRKFDEFHPKANAPDINEIAKQYGDQ, from the coding sequence ATGGTAGATACAGACCCCGATCGAGATGTAACCGCGGGGTCACCGCGACGCCAAGGAAGCATCTCAACAGAGGAATTAGTAAATTTATACGATAACGTGGCACCTAAGGAAACAACTGCCGAACCCGTATTGCAAGTTGAAGTACCCAATGGATGCTCAGGAGATGAACGAGTGGTTGATATATCTTGTAGTAAGGATAACACCGAGGACCAGGATGTTGCCATTTCTCCAGATTACACAATGGAACAGCAAAGTGTGTCGTCCGCGGATCACCAAACACAAGTGGAATCGTCAGTAGTTGCCGTGGAACAGTATGCAATTGAAAACAATCAACTGCCAACCTCAGATATCAATGAGTTCAGAGGTAACCCGGATTACGCACAACCGACAGAGTCCTCCGGTAGAGGGTTGCCAACGTTTGGAGATTTTGATATCGGGTCAAGGATGCTACCCGACGATGAAATCCTTGCACAACAAACATTCAGAGATGTGGCGTCGAATTATTTTGTCATCAGGAATCTACCATCCAACATGCCAAATGCAACACTGAGCTTTGGATATGAAGATCAGCAGCACCCACCAGTACAACCAGAAGGTGTTATCGATGTGGTTAACTACTACAGACCTCCAGTACAACCAGATTACGACGAACAGAGATATGACCAGATACCACGTGGCCACAAAAGCAAGCGTGCAGGATCGATTATCAGTAACACCGGAGGGGATACCACCGCGTCGTCATACGGCAGGGCTACGGATAACGAAGAGTCACCCCGAGTTTTTAGTAATACGTCCACGCCGTCATCAGAAATGCGTAACGATGATTATAGACCACGACGTAAGGCACCCGTGATAGATGATGCCTCGGAGTATACCGCTGAAAGCCCAGATGCAACAACTAAGAGTGGGTTGTTCGAAGTACCGGTAAAGGTATGCGCATTGCCAAGAATTATCGACCCTTTCAAAGGATTCTCTAAAGTGTGTACACCAAGAGCTATCAAAATGCTGCATTTTGTACGCAACGGAACAAGGACACAGTGTAGCATAGAAAAGAATGCAGCCACACTGCTGCAGACACATATCAAAGACCTGAAAGTTGTATGCATAAGTATATGCGGTGATGCAAGAACTGGGAAAAGCTACCTAGCGAGCATGCTAGTGAATAAACCGGTAAACTCATTCCAATGCGCTGAACCTTATGCACCTAGCCATATCATGAACCAATTCAACCCACCAGCTGAGGGTACTGTATGGGCATACGTTGGAGTGTACCAAGAAAAATATGCATACATATACCTAGATTTCACAGGATTTGAAAATAATCAAGAAGATCGCATACAAATGACACAATTCGCAATGCTACTTAGCAATTGCGTCATATGCAGTATTGCAAACCCACCAAGAATGGGAATATATGACGCTGTCAAAGCTATGATCAATGTAACAGATAACATGCAACATAACAACGAAAGTGATATGTTGCAAATGAATCAAACAATCGAAGATTTCAGAAGGAAAGCAACCCTGGATAGAGATAAGTCAAAGACATTCGATCTCAAGGAAACACCAACAGATGATGCCAATGAAGAACGAATTGAGCAGAGTAAAACGGATATCTGGAAAGCACCCATCATATACTTCGTGTTCAGAGATAGCGATGGACACGTAAAATGCCTAGATGAACGTATATTTACACCAGAAACACTAGTTGAACAGGGAATATTTGATCACTATACCAACATTTTCAACTATAATCGCAAAGAAGGTGTATTCGATTTCAGAAATAGGATGCTGGATGCCTTTGAAGTGTTCCTTAACAGGAAGTATACCACATTGCCATGCCCAGTGACGCAAGAAAGCAACCCACTCAAAACGCAAATGTCACCAGCAGCCAATGCTGCAAACGCACTCAAAAGAATGTTTGCAACACTGCTGGCACCGGCAAACGCGAATATCATGCTAACTGATATCAGTGAGTGTACGCCGACATCACTCCTAACAGAAGAGATGACATCAGGACAACCATGTATGACAGCAATACCAAATCATATGCTTAACCCACGCTTCTGCGAAAAGCTAGATGAAGTCAAAGTATGCATATACCATGATACGCTGGCACACACGCAGTCGGAAATGCAATTGAATGGGCAAATGTTCGCCAACTACCTCATGCTGCTTGTTAACCACTATAATAATAAAGGATACGTCACAGTAAAAGATGCAACCAATATACTAGAAGAGGTACTCTCCAAGCAAAATGAAGAGGTTAGCAAAGCAGTCATGGTACACTTCTTCAAGGGGCTCAAAGACCATGTAGTCATGCAGTTGCCAATGGAACCTAGAATACTACTGTCCAAGTGCATGAAACTTAAATTGAAAAGCTTACAGAAATTCCAAACACAAGCTATAGGAACGCAAGCACACTATGCAGAACAATACGCAAACCTAGAAAAATCATTGGATAACCTTATAGCCAAACTGGAAACCAGGAATGACAAGATAGCCATAGATACAGCAACTGCAATGTTCGAAAAATGCACAGAGACACTAAATGAAAAAATTGCAATGGAAAGCTACACCTACGAAAAACTACTAGTGGATATCGCGAAAATGAGAAAGATGTTCCTGCAAAAGTTCAAAGGACATAGCCAAGTCACAGAAAGGGTGTTCCCACAATTATCGCAGCAACTATATCGCAAATTTGATGAATTCCACCCCAAAGCGAATGCACCAGATATCAACGAAATAGCAAAGCAATACGGTGACCAGTGA